The following DNA comes from Solanum stenotomum isolate F172 chromosome 11, ASM1918654v1, whole genome shotgun sequence.
tgaacatgaatgttaaGCTATGATTACGGTAGTATGTGTATGATGAATAGAAGGTAAGTCTCATGAACGCTATATGACTATGCTATGAATGAACATTATTATATGTTGAGGGTTTTATGATGAAAggttattcttattttataacTTATGAGCTTTATGAAGAATGATGGGTTGAATTCCTAATACATTCCTTATTGAATTAATGTGTAAATAAAGGCCTAATACTACATTAAATGGGATATGAGcatagcaccgagtgaacatgatatgagatggaagcttttacatttagcaagtccggattcccatatgggttccttctacgtttagcaagtccgggttcccaatatatatgttgtctcatgagatggaaaccttctacgttTAGaaagtccgggtttctagtagcaatctccttgtttcTTAACTATGTTTGCCCACATaggtattagctagtggatccacttataTGCTATTATGTTAGTTCTACCGTGGCAAGTAGCACACTCGCTtacggtgtgggagtagaacaccggattccatgtaagctctcatggtctatgtcagttagtGCTAATATCCCTATGTTTTAAGAAGATGATCTAAGGTGTGAACATGACTTATGTAAATGGCTTATGAACTCTAACTAGGACTACTTGAGGGATACTACATAGTATAggtgagggtatgggactttacctatgcattgcacaagtgggtTCTTTGAGGAGTTCTTGTATGAGTCCTTTATATGTGGTAAGGTATGAATGATGTTAAGGTTGGTTTCACCTATTATGATNNNNNNNNNNNNNNNNNNNNNNNNNNNNNNNNNNNNNNNNNNNNNNNNNNNNNNNNNNNNNNNNNNNNNNNNNNNNNNNNNNNNNNNNNNNNNNNNNNNNNNNNNNNNNNNNNNNNNNNNNNNNNNNNNNNNNNNNNNNNNNNNNNNNNNNNNNNNNNNNNNNNNNNNNNNNNNNNNNNNNNNNNNNNNNNNNNNNNNNNNNNNNNNNNNNNNNNNNNNNNNNNNNNNNNNNNNNNNNNNNNNNNNNNNNNNNNNNNNNNNNNNNNNNNNNNNNNNNNNNNNNNNNNNNNNNNNNNNNNNNNNNNNNNNNNNNNNNNNNNNNNNNNNNNNNNNNNNNNNNNNNNNNNNNNNNNNNNNNNNNNNNNNNNNNNNNNNNNNNNNNNNNNNNNNNNNNNNNNNNNNNNNNNNNNNNNNNNNNNNNNNNNNNNNNNNNNNNNNNNNNNNNNNNNNNNNNNNNNNNNNNNNNNNNNNNNNNNNNNNNNNNNNNNNNNNNNNNNNNNNNNNNNNNNNNNNNNNNNNNNNNNNNNNNNNNNNNNNNNNNNNNNNNNNNNNNNNNNNNNNNNNNNNNNNNNNNNNNNNNNNNNNNNNNNNNNNNNNNNNNNNNNNNNNNNNNNNNNNNNNNNNNNNNNNNNNNNNNNNNNNNNNNNNNNNNNNNNNNNNNNNNNNNNNNNNNNNNNNNNNNNNNNNNNNNNNNNNNNNNNNNNNNNNNNNNNNNNNNNNNNNNNNNNNNNNNNNNNNNNNNNNNNNNNNNNNNNNNNNNNNNNNNNNNNNNNNNNNNNNNNNNNNNNNNNNNNNGGCACCAACAGTATTGTTCAACTCATTAGATTGATCATCATGATCTGGAGTATCTGAGTGATTCTGAATATTCATCAATTGTTCAATATACGGTTGGGCTCGATCGATGTTCCGTTCATCCATCAACTGATCAACATATTGTCGTAGATCTTCACCATTTTGTGGTTGAATGTTCAATCTGGTGCAACCTCTAGTGTGCATACTTTCTTATCTAAAATTAAGTAACTATATAGATGCATTAAATTGCACTGGTAGCAGAATAACAAGATATAGACAATACAAGAGAAAGGATCATGCTCATGTTAAGTTGTAAAATCACATACCAATGCACCAGAGATGGACAAACTTCCAATACACAATCCAGGGGACAAAGCCACAAAATATAGGTAAAAACAAGCCCAGAAAAGTCACTCAGAACCTTCACTAATGAACCAACACAAACATGGAAAATTCATAACTGACTAACAAACATATTCTATAAAATGATTTAGATTGAAAGAAAACCACAAAGATATAATGTTCAAATTTATAAATGTAAAATAACAAGTATGTAAAGGTTCTTTAATAACACTggcaaaaaatatatgttataataACCGCCTATCATTCTGGatcacttttattttcaatatcattttcTCCCTCGGGATTAGCTTCACCATCATTTAGAGAAGCTTGAGTATGAACTTCTGTATCAATTACTATTCCATCGACTCCACTTCTTACccaatcattattttcataCTCAAGAATGTGAGAATTTTCTAAGATAGCCAAGTCAGTGGAATCACTTTGCATTGATGACTCAAACTGCACACTATTTTCCTCTCCCATATCAAAAACGTCTCGAGGTTTAATTAACCTAGGAAAAAACCATTCACGATCTTGAGGATCTTGCACAAATATTACTTGTTGAGCTTGTTCTGCAAATATAAAGGGCTCATGACGTTCTTGATCGCCAGAATCAGCCAGGCGTGAAAAATTCACAACTGTGAAACCCAAGTCATCTTCCATAATTCCTCTACCTTTGGTTACATCAACCCAATCACACTTAAATAAGATAACCTTAAATTCTTCATAGTAGTTTAACTCCACAATTTCATTCAATCTACCATAATATGTGATATTTGAAGACTTCGGAGCATTGTCACATGAACTTGCATAATTTTCAGTCTTTGAAACGACCATAACACCACTATTTTGTGTGTCTAGGTGCTCTTCACTTTGTTTTGTTCTAAATCGATATCCATTATTTACATCATAGGCATTGAATCTTTTTGCAATGTAACTCGGCCCTCTTGCAAGAACTATAACATTCTTTAAGATGTCAGATGTGACTTCTAACTCTTTCACCTAACCAAATAGAATGATATAACTATAAATTTCGATATAAGGATGAATACAATAATTAAGGTAACCAATAACTTAGTCCTACCACTTACTTTGTCTTTGAACCACTCACTAAATGTATCGAAATGCATACAGTCAAGTTGATGTTGTGTCAAACGACGCTTGCAATGTGATCTCTTTATTTCAGCAATATGTTCTCTATTCATGTAGTTCATATGTATCAATATTGTTATCAAATGAAGTAATATACGCTTAATCAACAATAGATATAATAATAACACTTACTTTTTATAATTCTCTACCACCTCTGACTCGCAATTGAAAAGCACATGCTGATGTGCTTGCAATAGTGTTTTCTCATCCATTTCATATACATCTACTGCACCATATGACTCTCCggtagaaggaaaaagacaTTCTTCTTTACTAGTCTCATGCTCAATCTCATCATCACATTTTCGTGAATAATAAGATCTTGAATCTCCACCCTCTAAATATCGTGAGCAAAATGCCAAACATTCATTTGCTATGTATGCTTCTGCTATTGAACCTTCTGGACATGCACGATTACGGACATATGATTTTAAAGTACCCAAGTATCTAtggaataaattaatattattagcttaatattataatattaaaacataaagatatatataataatgattTAGTGATATTCTACATACCTCTCAATTGGATACATCCAGCGATATTGTACTAGACCTGCAAGTTTAGCCTCAGTTGCCAAGTGAGTAACTAAGTGTACCATAATAGTAAAGAATCCTGGGGGGAAGATTTTCTCCATAGTAGACAATGTTTCTGGAATTTTTTCTTCAAGTAATTTTAACTCTTCTACCTTCAATACTTTGCTACACAAAACACGAAAGAATGTGCATAGTTCAATTAAAACAGATTTGACTCTTTTATCTGTAGATTTCCGCAAGGCAAGAGGAAGAAGTTCTTGCATTATAACATGGCAATCATGAGTTTTTAACCCAGATATCTTTTGTTTGCGAATGCAACGTGAGATATTAGACGCATAGCCATGTGGAAACTTGGCATTTTGTAGTAATTCATAAAAcatctctttttctttagaAGACATTGTGAAATAAGTAGGAGGAAGATATGCCCTCCCACTAGCTCGATACTGAGGCCATAAGCTTGGTCTTATTTTCATCTCCTTTAAGTCCAATCGTGCTTCTATATTGTCTTTTGACTTTTTACCAAGACCCAGTAGTGTATAAATTATGTTATCACAAGCATTTTTTTCTATGTGCATTACATCAAGATTATGGCGCACCAAGTTATACTCCCAATAAGGAAGATCGAAAAATATGCTCTTCTTTTTCCATGTATTTTTCAGCACCCCACTTACCTCTTCACTTGATTGTCCTAGAGtaaattttatatctttaacTTGATCCAACACTTGTGACCCAGATATGGCACAAGGTGCAGGTCTTGTTTCTTTAGTACCATCAAATGATTTTGCATCATTTCGATATCCGTGGCCAGACTTCAAGAAACGTCGATGTCCCATGAAACAAAATTTCCTTCCATGGTTGAGCCTTTTAAAGTGAGTGTTTATATTGGATGAAGGGCATGCAAATCGACCAAAAGTGCTCCATCCAGAAAGAGTACCATACACTGGAAAATCATTTATAGTCCACATAAGAGCTGCTCTCATTTGAAATGTCTCCTTTGTAGAAACATCATATGTTTCTACTCCAACACTCCACAATTCATTTAACTCTTCTATTAACGGTTGCAAAAAGACATCAATATTATTGCCAGGTGAATTTTGGTCCAGGAATAAGTAAGGACAAAATAAAGAACTCTTCTTTCATGCACATCCACGGTGGAAGATTATATGGCATTAAAATTACTGGCCAAGTACTATGAACAGTTTGCATTGTGCCAAATGGATTAAACCCATCAGAAGCTAATCCCAAACGGACATTACGAGGATCTCCAGCAAATTCAGAATACTTGTTATCGAAACTTTTCCAAGCTTCAGAATCAGCAGGATGTCGTAGAACACCGTCTTTGTTGCGCTCTTCATGATGCCATCGCATTTCTTTTGAAGTTTTTGAAGACATAAATAATCTTTGTAGTCTTGGTTTTAAAGGAAAATACCTTAGGACCTTGGCTGGAATTTTCTTTGCATTATTTTTCCATCTAGAAGCTCCACAAATTTTGCATTCATTGACATCCTTACTGGCAAACTCTTTTCTGAAAAGCATGCAATCATTGGGACAAGCATGAATTTTTTCATACTTTAAGCCCAAACCTTCGACTATCTTTTTGGTCTCATAGAAAGAAGGAGGTAATTTTTCCCCTTCTGGCAGCACATCCTTTAATAGTCCAAGCAAAGAATCAAAAGATTCATTTGACCATTTGAACATGCATTTAGTACGATAGATATGTAGCAAAAAGGACAATTTGCTAAACTTCTTACATCCAGGATAAAGTTCTTCATTTGCCTCCTTCATGAGTTGTTCAAACTTATCCATCTCTTGATGAGTTTGATTTCCAGATGTACAAGCACTATTTTCTGTTAGGTTTGGCTCCACCTCGCTCCTTTCATTGACATCACTATCCATAAGTTGTGTACATCCTCCAAAGGCATCATGTATAATTCCGGTCACATCATCGCCCCTTATAGTTGACTGGCTACAATTAGTTACTTGagtattgtttgatttttttaaagacTCCCTGTGACAAAACCATGTATCATAAGATGACAAAATGCCATTAACCACAAGATGGTCATATGCTGTGGCCCGATTTACTTGATGGAAAAGCACACATTCTGTACAGGGACATGCAATTTTGTCTCCATTTTGTTTTTGAGAAAAGGCATGATTTAAAAAGTCATTTACTCCATCCAAGTATTCTTTACTAACTCTATCACAATACATCCACTTTTTATTACTGGGACCTTCCATAAAGTTcaagatattctttttttttccagcaATTACTGTAAAAACTAAAGATGCGTTAGTAAAAAAAGgtgaaatttattaatttatatgtaattataGAACTCAAAGATGTCATTTCAATAATTCAAACTATCAAGCAAAGATCTGATTCTAATGACATTCTTATATAGAGAAGTTACAACAACTAAATCTGATGTTGTATCTTAAATTTACAGATTTTAGCTTTTGACAGTTTAGGTATATAGAGCTTCTGATTTATCTGAATAATATTAGGTTGATGATGAAAATAGAATATTGTTAGCTTGacgataaaataatattgttcaACTCACAATTTAAGTGAACAAGCTAATTGGTAAAAACTTAGTTCTAGAGTAGCACAACGTCACCGAAATGGTATTAGCTCACTCAACTTGATCATTTTATTCAAATTACTACCAGAACTATCCAAACACTTAAAAACTACAGAACGTAACCTCCTCTAGAGCAGTGTTTTTCAAAGCGAGAAATGAAGAAAGGGATAAGGGCTCTCTTGACCTAAGTGAGAAGCATGATGCAGAAAAGCACATGGTTATAACTGGGAGACTTGGTAAGCTGAAAAACAGAAGAGATTTAAGTGCTTAAAAGCTTTCAAAGTTTTGCAGTTTCTAACAACAGAGCAATAGTGAGTTTTTTTTCATCatgaagaaataagaaaatcagCAACTACTGAGAGACAACAAATTATGGTGATAAATTCTTTAAAGCAGTAGAAAAACAGGGGTTTAATTCGAGATTCGATTCTTTGGAAACTGACACAAAAAATGT
Coding sequences within:
- the LOC125845849 gene encoding uncharacterized protein LOC125845849 — encoded protein: MEGPSNKKWMYCDRVSKEYLDGVNDFLNHAFSQKQNGDKIACPCTECVLFHQVNRATAYDHLVVNGILSSYDTWFCHRESLKKSNNTQVTNCSQSTIRGDDVTGIIHDAFGGCTQLMDSDVNERSEVEPNLTENSACTSGNQTHQEMDKFEQLMKEANEELYPGCKKFSKLSFLLHIYRTKCMFKWSNESFDSLLGLLKDVLPEGEKLPPSFYETKKIVEGLGLKYEKIHACPNDCMLFRKEFASKDVNECKICGASRWKNNAKKIPAKVLRYFPLKPRLQRLFMSSKTSKEMRWHHEERNKDGVLRHPADSEAWKSFDNKYSEFAGDPRNVRLGLASDGFNPFGTMQTVHKELNELWSVGVETYDVSTKETFQMRAALMWTINDFPVYGTLSGWSTFGRFACPSSNINTHFKRLNHGRKFCFMGHRRFLKSGHGYRNDAKSFDGTKETRPAPCAISGSQVLDQVKDIKFTLGQSSEEVSGVLKNTWKKKSIFFDLPYWEYNLVRHNLDVMHIEKNACDNIIYTLLGLGKKSKDNIEARLDLKEMKIRPSLWPQYRASGRAYLPPTYFTMSSKEKEMFYELLQNAKFPHGYASNISRCIRKQKISGLKTHDCHVIMQELLPLALRKSTDKRVKSVLIELCTFFRVLCSKVLKVEELKLLEEKIPETLSTMEKIFPPGFFTIMVHLVTHLATEAKLAGLVQYRWMYPIERYLGTLKSYVRNRACPEGSIAEAYIANECLAFCSRYLEGGDSRSYYSRKCDDEIEHETSKEECLFPSTGESYGAVDVYEMDEKTLLQAHQHVLFNCESEVVENYKKEHIAEIKRSHCKRRLTQHQLDCMHFDTFSEWFKDKVKELEVTSDILKNVIVLARGPSYIAKRFNAYDVNNGYRFRTKQSEEHLDTQNSGVMVVSKTENYASSCDNAPKSSNITYYGRLNEIVELNYYEEFKVILFKCDWVDVTKGRGIMEDDLGFTVVNFSRLADSGDQERHEPFIFAEQAQQVIFVQDPQDREWFFPRLIKPRDVFDMGEENSVQFESSMQSDSTDLAILENSHILEYENNDWVRSGVDGIVIDTEVHTQASLNDGEANPEGENDIENKSDPE